From Scomber scombrus chromosome 21, fScoSco1.1, whole genome shotgun sequence, one genomic window encodes:
- the aqp8a.2 gene encoding aquaporin-8a.2 yields MGVEKMEMDDTDSTLMDKGKKAPVARNPNTYERLCQPCLAEIVGTMFFVFIGCVSVIENVPAAGRLQPALVHGLAVAVMVAVMDNISGSHFNPPFTIAIYLCGGMELIMVGPYLVSQLIGGVLGAGMAKMMVPAERYINATGAAFDIIKSESQLPGAIFGEVAMTCLVTMVVLLVAVNGKTKTPLAPFLVGCTVIINILAGGDVSGTCLNPARAFGPAVMANYWEYHWVYWAGPIGGGLVAAALLRLILGDHQLRVIMKS; encoded by the exons atGGGAGTTGAGAAAATGGAAATGGACGACACTGATTCAACTCTGATGGATAAAGGCAAGAAGGCACCTGTGGCCAGAAATCCCAACACATACGAGAGACTATGCCAGCCCTGCCTGGCAGAGATAGTGGGCACCATGTTCTTCGTTTTCATCGGCTGCGTGTCAGTCATTGAGAACGTTCCAGCAGCTGGACGGCTGCAGCCAGCCCTGGTGCATGGACTGGCAGTGGCAGTGATGGTGGCGGTCATGGATAACATCAG CGGCTCCCATTTCAACCCTCCCTTCACCATTGCCATCTACCTGTGCGGAGGCATGGAGCTGATTATGGTGGGACCCTACCTCGTCAGCCAGCTAATTGGAGGAGTGCTTGGAGCTGGAATGGCCAAG ATGATGGTGCCTGCAGAGAGATACATAAATGCTACAGGGGCTGCGTTTGATATCATCAAGTCAGAAAGCCAGCTGCCTGGAGCCATCTTTGGGGAGGTGGCCATGACCTGCTTGGTGACCatggtggtgctgctggtggCCGTCAACGGAAAGACAAAAACCCCCTTGGCTCCTTTCCTGGTGGGGTGTACTGTCATCATTAACATTCTGGCAGG GGGTGATGTGTCAGGGACGTGTCTGAACCCTGCCAGGGCTTTTGGCCCGGCTGTGATGGCCAACTACTGGGAGTACCACTGGGTGTACTGGGCCGGACCCATAGGAGGGGGACTGGTAGCCGCTGCTTTGCTCAG GCTCATTCTCGGTGACCATCAGTTACGAGTGATCATGAAATCATAA
- the LOC134003511 gene encoding aquaporin-8-like — MSGSETKTEVLMIADAEMEGLPAGRGKSATNKNACTIFDQYVQPCLVELLGTTLFVFVGCASVIGNVGAGAIQPAVAHGLALGVLIMVFGPISGGHFNPVVSLSIYLCGGMELPLLVPYVLAQMFGGMTGAGLAKTMYPSTLYTATLGGAFNAAAVTGDLGKATLAEVMMTLLLTMVVCMGAVNSRTRSEWAPLCIGLTVTANIFAGGVVSGACMNPARAFGPAVAANHWNLHWIYWVGPTCGALLTVSLIRLLFGDQKTRVVLK; from the exons ATGTCAGGATCAGAAACCAAGACTGAGGTCCTCATGATAGCTGATGCAGAGATGGAAGGGCTACCAGCAGGGAGAGGCAAGAGTGCTACAAACAAAAACGCCTGCACCATCTTTGACCAGTATGTTCAGCCCTGCCTGGTTGAGCTGCTTGGGACGACCCTGTTTGTATTTGTGGGGTGTGCGTCTGTCATTGGAAATGTAGGAGCTGGTGCCATCCAGCCTGCTGTGGCACATGGACTGGCACTGGGTGTGCTGATTATGGTGTTCGGGCCAATTAG TGGGGGGCACTTCAACCCTGTGGTGTCTCTGAGCATCTACCTGTGTGGAGGGATGGAGCTGCCTCTGCTGGTGCCTTATGTCCTGGCCCAGATGTTTGGAGGGATGACTGGTGCAGGTTTGGCCAAG ACTATGTACCCTTCTACACTGTATACTGCTACCCTTGGAGGAGCCTTTAACGCTGCGGCAGTCACTGGCGATCTGGGAAAAGCCACCCTGGCAGAGGTGATGATGACCCTGCTCCTTACCATGGTGGTGTGCATGGGGGCCGTCAACAGTCGAACACGCTCGGAGTGGGCTCCTTTATGCATTGGCCTCACTGTGACAGCCAACATATTTGCTGG AGGGGTGGTGTCTGGAGCCTGTATGAACCCTGCTCGAGCCTTTGGACCTGCAGTGGCAGCAAACCACTGGAACCTTCACTGGATCTACTGGGTTGGACCCACTTGTGGTGCACTGCTCACTGTCAGCCTCATCAG ATTGTTGTTTGGTGATCAGAAAACTCGAGTTGTGCTGAAGTGA
- the hbae5 gene encoding hemoglobin, alpha embryonic 5 has translation MTSLNDKDKAAVKGLWGKISKSADQIGADALARMLVVYPQTKTYFTGWSDFSANSPQVKGHGKKVMGGVALAVSKIDDITAGLMELSELHASKLKVDPTNFRLLGHCLLVVIANQYPKDFSPAVHCSVDKFFAALALALAERYR, from the exons atgacatcactgaaTGACAAGGACAAGGCCGCCGTCAAGGGGCTGTGGGGCAAAATCTCCAAGTCAGCTGATCAAATTGGTGCTGATGCTCTGGCCAG GATGCTCGTGGTCTATCCCCAAACCAAGACCTACTTCACCGGGTGGTCAGACTTTAGCGCCAACTCCCCCCAAGTGAAGGGCCATGGCAAGAAGGTCATGGGTGGAGTCGCCTTGGCCGTATCCAAGATCGACGACATCACTGCCGGCCTGATGGAACTCAGTGAGCTGCATGCCTCCAAACTGAAAGTGGATCCTACCAACTTCAGG CTCCTGGGCCACTGCCTTCTTGTGGTGATCGCCAACCAGTACCCTAAGGACTTCTCCCCTGCTGTGCATTGCTCCGTGGATAAATTCTTTGCTGCCCTGGCCCTGGCTCTGGCTGAGAGATACCGCTAA
- the lcmt1 gene encoding leucine carboxyl methyltransferase 1 has protein sequence MAARQPFTDSDTADEAVRATCDDATTCKRFASSKNYWKDPYIQYFVRSVGERKAPEINRGYYARVQGMNHLLDAFIRKTECDCQVINLGAGLDTTFWRLKDENIMPRKFFEVDFPTVVARKIHNIKTKPPLSKPLIETHSTDSLLLDAHSLDSDRYCIIGADLRDVSNLNEKLKKFQLNPELPTLLLSECVMVYMTPSQSSNLVHWAAETFHTAMFINYEQVNMSDRFGQVMVENLQRRQCTLAGVEACQSLDSQRDRFLKTGWEHADALDMMTVYSMLPQDDVARIERLEFLDEKELLQQLLQHYSICWATKDKLNLGLSQLAF, from the exons ATGGCAGCTCGGCAGCCCTTCACAGACTCGGATACTGCCGATGAAGCAGTGAGGGCGACGTGTGACGATGCAACCACATGTAAAAG GTTTGCTAGCAGTAAAAACTACTGGAAGGACCCTTATATCCAATACTTTGTGAGATCAGTAGGTGAAAGGAAGGCACCTGAAATCAACAGAG GTTACTATGCCCGTGTCCAAGGAATGAACCATCTCCTTGACGCGTtcatcagaaaaacagaatgtgACTGTCAAGTAATCAACCTGGGTGCTGGACTGGACACTACGTTCTGGAGATTAAAG gaTGAAAACATCATGCCACGGAAGTTTTTTGAAGTTGACTTTCCAACTGTTGTGGCCAggaaaatacacaatataaa GACAAAACCACCTCTGTCCAAACCTCTCATCGAAACCCACTCAACAGACTCCTTACTATTag ATGCCCACAGCCTGGACTCAGACCGGTACTGTATCATCGGAGCAGACCTCAGAGATGTCTCTAATTTGAATGAGAAGCTGAAGAAGTTCCAGCTCAACCCAGA ATTACCCACACTGCTCCTGTCAGAGTGTGTGATGGTTTACATGACGCCCAGCCAGTCCTCCAATCTCGTTCACTGGGCGGCGGAGACCTTTCACACCGCCATGTTCATCAACTACGAACAG GTGAACATGAGCGACCGCTTTGGCCAGGTGATGGTCGAGAACCTGCAGCGTCGTCAGTGCACATTGGCAGGAGTAGAAGCCTGCCAGTCTCTGGATTCTCAG AGGGATCGCTTCCTGAAGACTGGCTGGGAGCACGCTGATGCCCTTGACATGATGACCGTCTATAGTATGCTTCCCCAGGATGATGTGGCAAG aATTGAGCGACTGGAGTTTCTTGATGAGAAGGAGTTGTTGCAACAACTTCTTCAACACTACAGTATCTGCTGGGCTACCAAGGACAAACTCAATCTGG GGCTGTCACAGTTGGCATTTTGA